The following nucleotide sequence is from Aneurinibacillus soli.
GGTATTATCGCTTCTCTTTTGATCTGTACCGTTCTTTATATTGTTGTCTCTGGTATTTTAACGGGAATGGTTCCTTACACACAGCTTGATGTAAAAGATCCGGTTGCGTTCGCCCTGAAGTTTGTTCATCAAGACTGGGTATCCCGTTTTGTAGCACTTGGCGCCATTCTTGGTATTACAACGGTTCTGCTTGTTATGCTGTACGGCCAGACGCGCCTGTTCTTTGCCATTAGCCGTGACGGTCTGTTGCCAAAGTCTCTCTCTAAAGTTAACGAAAAAACGCAAACCCCGGTTATTAGCACGTGGGTCACTGCTGTGCTGTGCGCATTCTTTGGCGGTCTGGTTCCACTGGACAAGCTGGCAGATCTTACAAACATTGGTACACTGTTCGCATTTACGGTTGTTTCCATCGGCGTTATCGTACTGCGTAAGAAACAGCCAGATTTAAAACGTGCATTCCGCGTTCCATTTGTACCTCTTGTTCCGATTCTTGCTGTCGTATTCTGTGTGTATCTCATGTCCAAGCTGCCAAGCATAACATGGATCGGTTTTCTTGTCTGGTTCGTTATCGGAATTTTCGTCTATTTCGCATATGGGTACCGTAACAGCGAGCTTAGTAAGCGCCCATAATCTTCTCTCCATCTATTTTTACAAAAGAAAGAGCGGTCTCACTCAATCTGAGACCGCTCTTTTTATATCGGTAACGTTCTTACACTTGCTGTGTTTTGCGCTCTTTTTCTGCTTGACGCAGTTCAACACGACGGATTTTACCGGATGTTGTTTTCGGCAGATCGCTTACAAACTCAATCTCACGTGGATATTTATACGGAGCTGTAACATTTTTTACATGATCCTGCAATTGTTTGACCATTTCATCAGAAGCATCCGCTTCATTACGCAAAATCACAAATGCTTTTACGATGCTACCACGTACTGGGTCCGGACTTGCGACTACGGCGCACTCTTTAACAGCCGGGTGCTTCACAAGTGCGTCCTCTACTTCGAATGGCCCGATTGTATAGCCGGAGCTGATGATAATATCGTCAGAACGACCTTCAAACCAGTAGTAGCCATCTTCATCCGCTTTTGCCTGATCACCCGTGAGATACCAGTCGCCACGGAAAGCGGCTGCTGTACGCTCCGGATCGTTCAAGTAGCCTTTGAACAAAGCCGGTACACTGCGATGTACGGCAATATCACCCACCTCACCAACTGGAACTGGATTGCCGTCTTCATCAATAATCGCAATCTGATTGCCTGGAGTCGGGCGGCCCATGGAGCCTGCTTTCACTTCCATTCCTTTCAGCGTACCGATAAGCAACGTGTTCTCTGTCTGACCGTAGCCATCACGCACTGTTGCATTGAAGTATTTTTTGAACGTATCGATAACTTCCCGGTTCAGCGGCTCGCCCGCACTTACGGTACTGTGCAGATGTTCGAGATTGTATTGGTCAAGCCCTTCTTCTTTCGCTATAATGCGGTACTCGGTTGGTGTGCAGCAAAGCACATTTACTTTGTACTGTTCAAGCAGAGACAGGTATTTTTTCGGGTCGAATTTGCCAAGGTACACAAGACCAGTTGCGCCTGAACCGAGTACCGAGATGAACGGGCTCCAATTCCACTTCGCCCAACCCGGGCCCGCTGTCGCCCATACGATATCATTCTCGCGGACATCAAGCCACAGCTTCGCGGCTACTGCCTGATGCGCGTATGCCCAGCTGTGCGTATGAATAACACCCTTCGGATTGCCCGTTGTACCGGACGTATAATTCAGAAACGCGATATCGCCTGCGCGTGTATTCGCAGTTTCAAATTGTTCGCTTTTGCCTTCCATTAAGCTATTAAATGGTAGCCAACCTTCCTTTTCGGCTCCAAATACAATGTAATTCTCAATCGTACGGCATTCCAGACGCACTTCATCAATACGATCTGTCAGATCATGATATGAAATAATCGCCTTCGCGCCAGAATGTGTGGCACGGTATAAAATATCTTTTGGCATGAGCATCTCAGACCCCGGCAAAATAACCGCCCCGATCTTAAGTGCTGCCATATAGCTAATATATGCCTGTTCGATGCGCGGCAGAATAATGATAATCTTATCCCCTTGCCCGATCCCAAGCTCAACGAGTCCGTTCGCAAGACGGTTGGATGCTTTGCTTAACTCCCCATACGTAAACTGCTTCTTTTCTCCTTCTTCACTTTCCCATAGCAATGCGAGCTTATTCGGATCCTGAGCATGGCGCTCAATATCGTTTACCATATTATAGTATTCTGGTGCATGCAACTGCGGATTGGTCATCTCCTGATCCTCCTGAAAATTTTTCTTTAGCATGAAAACGGTTACTTTAAACTTTATTCTTCATTTTTCCGCTGTTTCCTTCCTGATTTCTATAAAAGTACAGAAAAATTTTTATATACCAAAAAAAAGAGGGTGGCATTTGCCACCCTCTTACATCCACCTATTTACTTATGCACGGCCACCGAGCTGTTGTTCAGCCATTTGAACAAGACGCTTCGTGATCTCGCCGCCTACAGAACCATTCGCACGAGATGTAGAATCCGGTCCAAGCTGTACGCCGAACTCAGAAGCAATTTCATACTTCATTTGATCGAGCGCGTTAGCCGCTTGTGGTACTGCCAGCTTGTTTGAGCTGTTGTTGTTAGCCATTGTTGTCACCTCCTTGACTGGTGTACCTATAGAATGTCACGGTACAAGCAGCCTCATGCGGAGAACTCTAATGTAAATGATGGAAAATTCAAACGAACGACTGATGAGTGTGCCTGCGCCACCATAAACCGACTCCAAGTACCAGACCCGTAACCAGAATCGGCACGACCCAGGTCAGCTCATATAGTACAGGAGCAATATGCTGCTGCACTACCTCCTCCTGAATGATCATCGAACCAGCTGTATATGCAAGAATTCCCGCCCCAACATACACAAGAACCGGAAGTCGATCCATCAGATTTGCAATCAGATTGCTGCCAAACATCAGCAACGGAATGCTGAAGCCCAGTCCAAAAAGAAGCAGAACGAAATCCCCATGCGCCGCTCCCCCCACAGCCAAAACATTGTCCAGACTCATTACAAAATCAGCGACAACAATCATTTTAATCGCAGACCAGAGCGTGCCACTAGCCTCAATGCCATCACCCTCCGCCTCTTCACCTGCCAGAAGTTTAAAGGCAATCCAGGCAAGCACAAGCCCGCCTGCTGCTTTTAAATACGGAATTAACAGTACCCACGCGGCGAGCGCAGTCAGGATCACACGCAGTGCTACCGCTCCCCCGGTTCCCCAGATAACAGCTTGCTGTCTTTTTTCTGGTGGAAGTTTACGGCTGGCCATGCCAATGACCACTGCGTTGTCTCCGCTGAGTACAATATCAATAATGATAATATTGACGAATCCAATCCAGAAAGACGCGTCCATATCCCCACCACCTTCTATGGTGAAGTATATTCGACAACAAGACAGGCTATGACCAGAGTGCGCTTCCAACACAAAAAACACGCCCGCAATCGGACGTGTTTTTCACGACAAAAATAATTTTTTCTTGTATAGCACAATTTTTTGCGGGTCAAACTGTAGCACTCCTTCCCGCTTCAATTGGCTTATCGTACGGCTTACGGTTTCCCGTGTTGTTCCGACCATACTAGCAATATCTTGGTGAGTCAGCTCCATATGAATTTCATGCGCTTCCTCTGTCTCTACGCCACTTGTACGAGCAAGCGAGAGAAGAGTGTTAACAATTTTCTCACGCATATCTTTGCTCAGCACATCAGAGAGACGCCGCTGCAATTCGCGGATCTTGCTTTCTAGAATTTGCAGCAGACGAATACAAAGACGAGCGTTACTCTCCAGAAGCCGGGTTAACTCCCCTACATTAATGGAATACAAAACCGTATCCTCCAACGTCTCCGCTGTGGCCGGATATGGACTGCCGCCAAACATGCCAACGTGAGGAAATAAATCCCCTTCCTGCAGAACATTGACGATCTGTTCCCGTCCGTCTTCCGTTGTTTTGTACACTTTGACCCGTCCGTATTCAAGCAAATAAATCGCCGTGCACAATTCCCCTTCATAAAACAAAATGCCCCGTTTTTTCATCGTACGGCGCGACATAACACTAGCGATAGAATTCCGTTCTTCCTCTGTAAGCGGCGCAAACAGCGGTACCCCACGCAAAAAGGTAAGTAATTGCTCGTTATCCACGCTTCACACTTCCATTGAGTCGCGCTCCAGTATCTTCCTTATTCCCCTCAAGCCGCCTCTCAAACGTCGCGCGCCAACTTGCCGACAAAGCCTCCACATCCAGCAAGCGGCGAATTCCATCTCGATCTTCTTTATTATAATGCATCAGCTGATTCGCACAGGTAACCGATATGCCAGCCGGATCGGCGGACAAGCGGCGAAGCACAAGCCCGGGATCAGCTTGAATACTTCCGGTCTGGATAACCCGGAAGTAAAATCCGGTTCGTCCCGTTTCCTGTACCCATAGCGCCATATCCGGCACACCGTAGCGCTTCGCCAGCTTGTGGCATGGCTGACGGGGCTGGCTGACCTGGACAATGGTCTCTCCTAAAGCAAATGTATCTCCAATGCATACATCTGTCTCAACAAGACCATTCACCGTCAAATTCTCTCCGAACGCCGCAACCGGAAGAACACGACCGAGACGTTCCTCCCAGTATGGATAATGCTCGAATGGATACACACATATCGCCTTATCCGGTCCACCATGATGCTTTAGGTCCGCCTGACCATCTCCTTCGAGCCCTTCTGGTCCAAGCATTCGCTCTCCATTCACTGGCTGCTTGGCAATTGCACTCTTCCAGCGAACGCCCCCCGTATCATAAGAGACAGGAAGTCCGATATTTACCGCTTTTACGTATGCTTGCATCTGCTAACTCCCTTCTTGCATCTGACTTCATTCCTGAGCCATTATACGGCAAAATGCTCTTTTTCCACAAATCACAATGTAGTCAGGACTTTGCCTCCGTTTACATATCTTTATACCCAAAAATAAAACAGGTATTTATGCTTTTTTTACTATTTTTTATGAACTTTATATGGAAAAAATCATTATCTCGTATTAATGTAAAGAGTATAAAACTTTTATAAAGAAAAGAAAGATGGGACTACATGAATACGAAAATTTTAATTGCTGATGATGAAGATGTATTGCGCATGCTGATCACGGAAACGCTCGAAATCGAAGACTACGAACTTGATGAAGCGCAAGATGGACTTGAAGCCTATGAGAAAATTATGAAGCACGAATATGACCTTATTCTGCTTGATCTTATGATGCCAGGAAAAACAGGACTAGAAGTTTGCCAACTTGTACGGGCTGCAGGTAAAACAACCCCGATTGTGATGCTGACAGCCAAAACACAAGCAGAAGACCGGGAGAATGCCGTCAAGGCTGGTGTGAATTACTTTTTCGCTAAACCATTCAGCCCAATGCAGCTTCTCGGCTTTATACAGGAGATTCTGGAGGAAAACCCTTTATGAAAACGAGTATTGTAAACCGCCTGCGGCGTTTTCTACTCATTCCCCTTATCGCAATTCTGGCACTGTCAGCTATTTTATGGACGTTCAACCTTCGTGAACTGAACAACTATAATACATCTATGTCCAATCTACTTGAAAAGCGCAATCAACTGCGCCTCGTGCAACATAATGTTGAAGGGCTTGTTTCTGAACTACGTGGCTTTATGGCCATGCGGAATGATTCCTTCCTTACCTTGATTGATACACGGCAGGCAGACGCACAAAGTCAAATTGAGGCCTACAGCCAGCTTCCACTAACCGGGAAAGAGCGAACATTCATTGAAGGAATCAAACGTGATCTCAAGGTATATACCGATAAAATTATCCCGGAAGGCATCGCCCTTACTCGGGCCGCCAACTACCAGGCAATCAATACGAAAGCAGGAAATTCCCAGACCGGTTATACAAACTTTGTTAACAGCATCCGCAATCGCTTGGAAGCTCAGATGGAGGTATATACCGATGATATCGAGCAAGTACAAAAAGAGCACCAGCGCTACATCATGTATTCACTAAGTGGGTTCCTTAGCCTGCTCATTATGATTTTGATTTTGTCCTACTGGGTTACAACGCGCTTTGGGCGCGAGATTGGCAAGCCGCTCGACGTGCTGACCGCTTCTGCACGTCGCATATCGCAGGGCGAGTACACACTCATTCCACCGTTGAATCATGATGATGAACTTGGCGAGCTTGAACATGCCTTTAACCAGATGGTGCGTCGAATGGAAGAAAAAGAGAGCGATCTCTTATCCCAAAATGATGAATTAACCGCTCATCAGGAAGAACTATACGCGCAGCAGGTAGAGCTTGAAGAAGCCGTCCAGAAGCTGACGGACAAAGAAAATATTCTCCTTCGCCGGAATCAACTAAGCACATCGCTTGCAACTGAAATCGAAGTCGAAAACATGCTCAAACAAGTACTCGACAGCATGCTTGACCTCACAGGTTCTCAGATTGGCGCCGCGATTATACTTGACCATGAACTGAAAGACCGTTTTGTAAGTAAAGGAATCTCTCACGAGCAGATCGACATTCTGCTTGCGCATATTTATGAAGGAATGAGCGGTCGTGCTATCGCTGAGAAAGGCGTGTTAACACTCGAACGTATGGCTCGCACCGACGAGAGTGGACACCATGCATCGTATCCTGTACATGATTTATACATGCCACTTTTGAACCGGGATGATGAGGTCGTAGCGCTGCTAGTCGTCACCCGTCTAAATGGATACGCCTTTACTCACGCTGACCTGGATGAATTCAGCGCACTCACCCGCCAGATTTCACTTGCCGTAGAGAATGCGGTCGTGTACAAAAAGACCCAGCAGACTAGTCTACTTAACCAGGCGATTCTAAATTCAGCGCTCGAAGGCATCTGTCTCATTGATCCACAGGGTGAACTGCTTGCTGTGAATCATTCCTGGTGTGATATGTATGGAGTTGAAAAGCCCGAAGACATTCAAACACTCACTATGGCAGAATTATCGCAAAAAATTCACCAGCGCTTCAAGCAGCCAGACGAGATGTTTGCCTTCTACCATCAGGCTATTAATGGCACGCTTGATGAAACGCAAGAACTTACTGTTGAAATTATCCAGCCGACATATCGGGTTATTCGCATGTACTATCGTAAAGTTATAAACGATCATGCTGGCGTTATTGGTTGGGTCATTGTCTGTCGGGATATTACACGAGAGCATGAGATCGATCGAATGAAATCCGAATTCGTTAGCACTGTCAGTCACGAACTTCGCACGCCGCTATCAAGCATTCTCGGCTTTGTGGAAATTATGCTTCAGCGCAAAATTAATCCTGACAAACAAACACGTTACTTGAATACAATTTATAAAGAAGCGCGTCGACTGACCAACCTGATTAATGATTTTCTTGACGTACAGCGCATGGAATCCGGGCATCAGGAATACCAGAAAGAAATGATCAGCTTACGTAACGTTGTAGAAGAGGTCATAAGTGCCCATCACTCCGATATTCATCCGATTCGTCTCGATTGCCGTACGTTGCAAGATACCATATGTGCGGATCAAGAAAAGATGCAGCAGGTTGTGACCAACCTGCTAAGTAATGCAATTAAGTATTCGCCAAATGGCGGAACGGTCACACTCACAATTGATGTGTGCTCGGAACGACCACAAGATGTATGTCTTCACATTACAGACGAAGGTCTCGGCATTCCAGAAGATGCTATCTCTCACCTGTTTGAAAAGTTTTATCGAGTGGATAATTCTGACCGCCGTAAAATCGGGGGAACCGGCCTTGGGCTTGCTATTTGTTCAGAGATTATAAAAGCCCATAATGGCTTGATTCATGTCTCCTCCATGCTTGGAAGCGGAAGTACATTTACGATTTCACTGCCGACAGCGATCACTTCCTCGCATGGGCTGCTTTACGCACCTCCTGCTCCTGAAT
It contains:
- the mbcS gene encoding acyl-CoA synthetase MbcS; the protein is MTNPQLHAPEYYNMVNDIERHAQDPNKLALLWESEEGEKKQFTYGELSKASNRLANGLVELGIGQGDKIIIILPRIEQAYISYMAALKIGAVILPGSEMLMPKDILYRATHSGAKAIISYHDLTDRIDEVRLECRTIENYIVFGAEKEGWLPFNSLMEGKSEQFETANTRAGDIAFLNYTSGTTGNPKGVIHTHSWAYAHQAVAAKLWLDVRENDIVWATAGPGWAKWNWSPFISVLGSGATGLVYLGKFDPKKYLSLLEQYKVNVLCCTPTEYRIIAKEEGLDQYNLEHLHSTVSAGEPLNREVIDTFKKYFNATVRDGYGQTENTLLIGTLKGMEVKAGSMGRPTPGNQIAIIDEDGNPVPVGEVGDIAVHRSVPALFKGYLNDPERTAAAFRGDWYLTGDQAKADEDGYYWFEGRSDDIIISSGYTIGPFEVEDALVKHPAVKECAVVASPDPVRGSIVKAFVILRNEADASDEMVKQLQDHVKNVTAPYKYPREIEFVSDLPKTTSGKIRRVELRQAEKERKTQQV
- a CDS encoding alpha/beta-type small acid-soluble spore protein, whose protein sequence is MANNNSSNKLAVPQAANALDQMKYEIASEFGVQLGPDSTSRANGSVGGEITKRLVQMAEQQLGGRA
- a CDS encoding TerC family protein; translated protein: MDASFWIGFVNIIIIDIVLSGDNAVVIGMASRKLPPEKRQQAVIWGTGGAVALRVILTALAAWVLLIPYLKAAGGLVLAWIAFKLLAGEEAEGDGIEASGTLWSAIKMIVVADFVMSLDNVLAVGGAAHGDFVLLLFGLGFSIPLLMFGSNLIANLMDRLPVLVYVGAGILAYTAGSMIIQEEVVQQHIAPVLYELTWVVPILVTGLVLGVGLWWRRHTHQSFV
- a CDS encoding Crp/Fnr family transcriptional regulator, which translates into the protein MDNEQLLTFLRGVPLFAPLTEEERNSIASVMSRRTMKKRGILFYEGELCTAIYLLEYGRVKVYKTTEDGREQIVNVLQEGDLFPHVGMFGGSPYPATAETLEDTVLYSINVGELTRLLESNARLCIRLLQILESKIRELQRRLSDVLSKDMREKIVNTLLSLARTSGVETEEAHEIHMELTHQDIASMVGTTRETVSRTISQLKREGVLQFDPQKIVLYKKKLFLS
- a CDS encoding MOSC domain-containing protein, whose protein sequence is MQAYVKAVNIGLPVSYDTGGVRWKSAIAKQPVNGERMLGPEGLEGDGQADLKHHGGPDKAICVYPFEHYPYWEERLGRVLPVAAFGENLTVNGLVETDVCIGDTFALGETIVQVSQPRQPCHKLAKRYGVPDMALWVQETGRTGFYFRVIQTGSIQADPGLVLRRLSADPAGISVTCANQLMHYNKEDRDGIRRLLDVEALSASWRATFERRLEGNKEDTGARLNGSVKRG
- a CDS encoding response regulator transcription factor, which gives rise to MNTKILIADDEDVLRMLITETLEIEDYELDEAQDGLEAYEKIMKHEYDLILLDLMMPGKTGLEVCQLVRAAGKTTPIVMLTAKTQAEDRENAVKAGVNYFFAKPFSPMQLLGFIQEILEENPL
- a CDS encoding ATP-binding protein, translating into MKTSIVNRLRRFLLIPLIAILALSAILWTFNLRELNNYNTSMSNLLEKRNQLRLVQHNVEGLVSELRGFMAMRNDSFLTLIDTRQADAQSQIEAYSQLPLTGKERTFIEGIKRDLKVYTDKIIPEGIALTRAANYQAINTKAGNSQTGYTNFVNSIRNRLEAQMEVYTDDIEQVQKEHQRYIMYSLSGFLSLLIMILILSYWVTTRFGREIGKPLDVLTASARRISQGEYTLIPPLNHDDELGELEHAFNQMVRRMEEKESDLLSQNDELTAHQEELYAQQVELEEAVQKLTDKENILLRRNQLSTSLATEIEVENMLKQVLDSMLDLTGSQIGAAIILDHELKDRFVSKGISHEQIDILLAHIYEGMSGRAIAEKGVLTLERMARTDESGHHASYPVHDLYMPLLNRDDEVVALLVVTRLNGYAFTHADLDEFSALTRQISLAVENAVVYKKTQQTSLLNQAILNSALEGICLIDPQGELLAVNHSWCDMYGVEKPEDIQTLTMAELSQKIHQRFKQPDEMFAFYHQAINGTLDETQELTVEIIQPTYRVIRMYYRKVINDHAGVIGWVIVCRDITREHEIDRMKSEFVSTVSHELRTPLSSILGFVEIMLQRKINPDKQTRYLNTIYKEARRLTNLINDFLDVQRMESGHQEYQKEMISLRNVVEEVISAHHSDIHPIRLDCRTLQDTICADQEKMQQVVTNLLSNAIKYSPNGGTVTLTIDVCSERPQDVCLHITDEGLGIPEDAISHLFEKFYRVDNSDRRKIGGTGLGLAICSEIIKAHNGLIHVSSMLGSGSTFTISLPTAITSSHGLLYAPPAPESTNSTPIVEKELSGHILIVEDDESLRAYLAEELGNFLTQKGIKIVHALNGEQALQSIADDPPLLLILDIMLGEGKDGWEILQEIKRQEAYQSIPIVISSALEEREKGIGYGISEYLIKPYAAEKLTSTVWNLLQQQEAEGHVFIPEDQEKD